In Bacillota bacterium, the DNA window ATGGGGTACCCCTCTCTGGTTGCGAATGTTTTTAAGGGTGTGCAGGAAACCCTCTGTTACATCGCGATGGCAGAGTTACGATATAATGGGCGGAGAAAGGTACGCGTACCGAGCGGGATTCTGGACTAATACCGGTTGATCAGGGTTACGGAACACAACAGCGTCTATACTGCCGATATTGCACCGGCAAGGCCCAGGCACATGCGTTTGCCGCTGGAGCGCCGGATTACCGGTCAGCCAGATCATCGGGTCACCGGCCCACTGGACCACTGGGTCACCAGCCGGGGCTGAGAGATAAGAAATGAGTCGATATAATAGAAATGATAGGGGGACGGGCGATTTGCTCAAATGGACTGAAGATCTTTCTACCGGTGTCGGTGTCATCGATGACCAGCACAAAGAGCTTTTTAAGAGAGTCAACAGCCTGCTTTCATCCATGAGTCAGGGAAAGGGGAAGGAACAGATAGGCGAGGTGCTGGGTTTTCTTAGTGATTACGTGGTGACGCACTTCGGCACTGAAGAAAAATCCATGGAATCCAATGGATATCCGGGGCTTAAAGCGCATAAAGGCGAACACACTTCGTATATC includes these proteins:
- a CDS encoding hemerythrin family protein, producing the protein MSRYNRNDRGTGDLLKWTEDLSTGVGVIDDQHKELFKRVNSLLSSMSQGKGKEQIGEVLGFLSDYVVTHFGTEEKSMESNGYPGLKAHKGEHTSYIEKLSGLRKRFDREGQNSLLAIESQRLLVDWWLNHIGKTDKALGAFLKAKGI